tcaaaaacaaatggccaccaggaatggtggagtcatgcagatacctagccccagcaatactgGTGGTACTTAAAGGAAAAGTGACCTGTGGGCATTTTCATCCTATTCATATAATgacctttatttttatattctccaTACATAGATTATTTTTTGCAGAACGGGGTTTCACCCAAAGAATCTacaatatgaaagagagagagagagagagaggccacagcatcaTTCCACCAGTTATGAAATTCCCTTGGTATTGTCCTTGGTACTCCCTTATGGACTTATTGAAGGATCTGCTGACTCACTACCTGGATTCTATTTTATTagtataaatcatatatatatacatatacatatatatatatatatatcacatgatACATTATTGTATtaaggtatttctttttcttttttttttttttgccacccaaggtatcactggggtttgatgcctgcatgacgaatccacccagtggattcctggtggccaattttcccttttgtcaaatTAAATTTTGTATTCTATATTTCAATAGGCCaggtagaaactgagaggggaagggaaatggggagggagagagacaccagcagcacttgCCTCATCCCTCCTGAAGCATCCtgccagcaggtggagaccaggggattgaacccaggtccttacacaaggCAACCTGTGTACCACCGCCAGtaatggtggtgggggagaggggctcTGCTGTATTCTCTGCAGTAGCTTGTCATTGGGAGTGAAGGACTAGTAGCCATCAGCCCTGTTCAGTATGGGTGCAGACCCAAGGGTGCCTGCCTCATTCTTCAGTTCCTGTGGGGGCTGGCCACgttgggtggggatggggaccagGCGCAGGGATCCCATCCCCAACCATAAGCCACGCCCCTTGCCCTCCCAGAAAGGTGTCCCAGCTTGGGCAGCAGCAGGTACGAGGACAGCGACGGGTGCTACCTGCAGAAGCCCAGGCGCCCGAGGAAGGTGGAGCTGCAGCAGCTGTCCAGCAGGGTGGGCCGCGTCCGCAGCAGCAGCTCGGCTGCCAACCTGGTGGCCAAGAAGCGAGTGATCCGCATGCTCATGGTCATCGTggtcctcttcttcctctgctgGATGCCCATCTTCAGCGCCAACGCCTGGAGGGCCTACGATTCGGCCTCGGCCGAGCGCCGCCTGTCAGGGACCCCCATCTCCTTCATCCTGCTGCTCTCCTACACCTCCTCGTGTGTCAACCCCATCATCTACTGCTTCATGAACAAGCGCTTCCGCCTGGGCTTCCTGGCCACCTTCCCCGGCTGTCCCCACCCTGGTCCCCGAGGGACCCGTGGCGAggcgggggaggaggaggaggccaggaCCACCGGGGCCTCTCTGTCCAGGTACTCCTACAGCCACATGGGGGGCTCTGCCCCAGCCCCGTGagcacccctccaccccctccccaggagcgggaaaatggagggaggaagaaaggaggaagaatagAAGACCAATGGCAGCAAGAGACGGAGGAGGCAGGGAGTGATAGGCTCCATTCCCAGTGGGGACTCCTCAGTGTCTGCTTCTCATCCTTGTCCTTCGGGTTCTTTAGCCCCAtactgggggggaggagggggtcttCACTTGGTTTCTAGGAAGGATAAATTTAGTAACATTCATCCTCAGAAGAACCTTAGCAGGCCAGTCACAGGACCTGACGCAGCAAATGTAGATGCCAAACAGGTTTGTTCAAATGGGGATGTGAGTTCTATCGAACTTTGGAAGGTTCCAGAACATCCAtgactccttctccctcctctcctgcctctccccacccccactaccaccactcCATGAGGATATGATTTGTATATTTTTCTGCTTTgcccccttccccctgcccccagagaGAGTCCAGGCCTCTTCCACACCCACCTCATCAAGACCACTGAAAGGAACATAAAGTGAGCCCCTCTTTGGCCATTTTCTGTAGTGGGAGAACAGTCTGACTTTTCTCAGCGAAGGACAGTCAGAGAAAACAGTCTGTGACATCAGCAAGCATAAGCATCATTCTCAAAAGTTGAGTAGAAACATCcttctaagaaaaaaagagacttcAAAGAAAATAACTTATGAAATGCTATCCTTGATGGAATGCTAAGTGCAGGAAATGAACAGAAATAGTCAGTTTCTTtcctattataatatatatatatacgtatacatATATTGCTTAAATACACCTTAATATAATATTAAatactgtggctttttttttttttgcctcaacttAACTTCTTGTATTCATTCAGCATTTTCTTCTTCGTCCAGAAAGATCTCTGTAAGAGTTGTGACTTATGTATACTTCCCCAAGTATGGAAATGTAGTCTGGCCCATAATAAAGACAAACCTACTTGGTCAAAGTTAGTAAGTAGCTTTTgaatgtcaaaaagaaaaagtaaaaagggTAAAAAAGCCTGTCAATACAAAATCTGTATTTGTTACTGACTGTATTGGATTTTTATGTGTGTATACCAAGTATATATGTTCATTACATAAaagtatgcgtgtgtgtgtgtgtgtgtgtgtgtgtgtgtgtgtgtgaagctgtacccctgaaGCTgtacccactcatgaagctgtacccctgcaggtggggaccagggctttgaacctgggtccttgtacactgtaatgtgagtgccaccgcctgactcctctaTCCTTTCTTTTGTGTTTGTGTACAGGGGGGGAACAAAGTTGTCTACTTAAATAAATAATCACAGGCATTTTTGACAGACAGAATCAAGTTTACATGCTAGTGTAAGAtatacaaacaaacaagaaaataaagttCATGGCATACTATGTAGAAACTGAATGTTGTGTTAACCTTAAAATAGTGTCTCCAGCTTTAACAAATATAATATATAAGATACCTACTTAGCATCAGATAAGCCACAAATAATGTTTATAATAAGACTACATCCCATGCACTAAAGTACACCCATTCTTTGGTCTGGCAAGTTTTAAAGTAAAACAATATTGAAAGCACCTAAGAAAATATAAACAGGACTGACAGGGCAGTAAAGTGACTTCCATATCatggaagcttttttttaaaaaagagggagaaatgctTTTAACTTTTCATAGTCTATGTCTGACCTTTGCAAAACTGCAGACTGATTTCACTCtttagatacttaaaaaaaaaaattaaacatagaaCTATTGTAGCACTTTACTGAGACTACTGCCTTTATTTTATGTTAAAAAGCAGAACTAATTCATAGTACAGTGttaagaagtaaagaaaaaaaatagtctctaagTTTCTGGTCTTTTCTAGTGTTTTCCAATGGCATCTTCTCAACACCAGAATGCTAAGTTGGGATTTGAGCACTGAAATGCATCATTGATCTTTACTTAATCAGTGTGTCCCACTGACTTCTCCTGCCCTAGTTCCTGTAATGGCTCATTATAAACTTGCAGTGAGCGTGAGcagtgaaattctttttttttttttttttttttgcctccagggttactgctggggctcagtgctggcactatgaatccaccactcctagcagtcttttttttttttttccattttattcaataggacagagataaactgagaggggaaggggagtagagagggagaaagaaagatagatgtctgaagacctgctttaccacttgtgaacagtccccactgcaggtgggcaacagggctcaaacctgggtccttgaacataagtagtatgtgcacttaaccaggggcaccagcgcctccccccccacacacccaataCAATTGTTTGTGTGTGATTACCAGGAATCCCTCCCCTCACATGTGACCATCATCGTCAGTGGGTGGTAAGAGCTGAGGGACACCCCCATGGCTGTGTAAGCATCTGctgccctctccctccctgttttgtttttgtgtgtgtgtggtgtatgtgtggtcTGTTCAGAGCTGTCCCTAATAGGACAGTGTTGTGCTATGAACAGTGTCACAG
Above is a window of Erinaceus europaeus chromosome 3, mEriEur2.1, whole genome shotgun sequence DNA encoding:
- the CCKAR gene encoding cholecystokinin receptor type A isoform X2: MEVDSLLVNGSAISGPCEEGMENRTLFCLDQPQRSKGTSVSVSTFNLVAIALERYSAICKPLQSRVWQTKSHALKVIAATWCLSFTIMTPYPIYSSLVPFTKNNNQTANMCRFLLPNDVMQQSWHTFLLLILFLIPGIVMMVAYGLISLELYQGIKFDANQKKSARERCPSLGSSRYEDSDGCYLQKPRRPRKVELQQLSSRVGRVRSSSSAANLVAKKRVIRMLMVIVVLFFLCWMPIFSANAWRAYDSASAERRLSGTPISFILLLSYTSSCVNPIIYCFMNKRFRLGFLATFPGCPHPGPRGTRGEAGEEEEARTTGASLSRYSYSHMGGSAPAP